In one window of Dokdonia sp. PRO95 DNA:
- a CDS encoding pyruvate dehydrogenase complex E1 component subunit beta yields the protein MRTIQFREAICEAMSEEMRRDQSVYLMGEEVAEYNGAYKASKGMLDEFGADRVIDTPIAELGFGGIGVGSTMTGLRPIVEYMTFNFSLVGIDQIINNAAKIRQMSGGQFPCPIVFRGPTGSAGQLGATHSQAFENWFANTPGLKVVVPSNPYDAKGLLKAAIRDNDPVIFMESEQMYGDKGEVPDGEYVLPIGVADVKREGKDVTIVSFGKIIKEAYKAADQLAEEGISCEIIDLRTVRPLDKEAIFESVRKTNRLVILEEAWPFGNVSTEITYQVQAHCFDHLDAPIQRINTADTPAPYSPVLLKEWLPNSDDVVNAVRKVMYK from the coding sequence ATGAGAACAATCCAGTTTAGAGAAGCCATTTGTGAGGCAATGAGCGAAGAAATGCGCCGTGATCAGTCTGTTTATTTAATGGGTGAAGAGGTAGCAGAATATAATGGAGCTTATAAGGCGTCAAAGGGAATGCTAGACGAGTTTGGAGCAGATAGGGTTATTGATACTCCTATTGCAGAGCTTGGTTTTGGAGGAATAGGTGTAGGAAGCACAATGACAGGACTGCGTCCTATTGTTGAGTATATGACGTTTAACTTCTCACTGGTAGGTATTGATCAGATTATAAATAACGCTGCCAAAATTAGACAAATGTCTGGAGGACAGTTTCCATGTCCTATAGTTTTTCGTGGTCCTACGGGATCTGCAGGACAACTGGGGGCAACACACTCTCAAGCTTTTGAAAACTGGTTTGCAAACACACCAGGTCTTAAGGTGGTAGTACCTTCTAATCCTTATGATGCAAAAGGGCTTTTAAAAGCAGCAATACGTGATAACGACCCTGTAATTTTCATGGAGTCTGAGCAAATGTATGGTGATAAAGGAGAAGTGCCTGATGGAGAATATGTATTACCTATAGGTGTTGCAGATGTTAAGCGTGAAGGGAAAGATGTAACAATCGTTTCTTTTGGAAAAATTATTAAGGAAGCTTACAAAGCGGCAGATCAACTTGCAGAGGAAGGGATTTCTTGTGAGATTATTGATTTACGTACTGTAAGACCTTTAGATAAGGAAGCTATTTTTGAGTCTGTAAGAAAAACAAACAGACTTGTGATTCTTGAAGAGGCTTGGCCTTTTGGAAACGTTTCTACAGAAATCACATATCAAGTACAAGCGCATTGTTTTGATCACTTAGATGCTCCTATACAACGTATAAATACAGCAGATACACCTGCACCATACTCACCAGTATTACTTAAAGAGTGGTTGCCTAACAGCGACGACGTGGTAAATGCGGTTAGAAAGGTGATGTATAAATAA
- a CDS encoding electron transfer flavoprotein subunit beta/FixA family protein yields MKILVCISHVPDTTSKINFTDGDTKFDTNGVQFVINPNDEFGLTRAMWFKEKQGASVDVINVGGPETEPTLRKALAIGADTAIRVNAEAKDGFQVAKELAKVVQDGGYDLVIAGRESIDYNGGMVPGMLAGITGANFVNTCISLDIDGTTATATREIDGGKETVKTSLPLVIGGQKGLVEESDLRIPNMRGIMMARKKPLNVVEPSGAGTETNTVSFEKPAPKGAVKLVETVDELIDLLHNEAKAI; encoded by the coding sequence ATGAAAATATTAGTGTGCATCAGTCACGTACCTGATACGACATCAAAAATTAACTTCACAGACGGAGATACAAAATTTGACACTAACGGTGTTCAGTTTGTAATCAACCCTAACGATGAGTTTGGATTGACACGTGCTATGTGGTTTAAAGAAAAGCAAGGAGCCTCTGTAGACGTAATTAACGTAGGAGGACCAGAGACAGAACCTACATTGCGTAAAGCACTTGCAATAGGGGCAGATACTGCCATCCGTGTAAATGCTGAGGCAAAAGACGGTTTTCAAGTTGCAAAGGAGCTTGCAAAAGTTGTTCAAGATGGAGGTTACGATCTAGTTATTGCTGGACGTGAGTCTATTGACTACAACGGTGGTATGGTACCTGGAATGCTTGCTGGAATTACAGGAGCAAACTTTGTAAACACGTGTATTTCTTTAGATATAGATGGCACAACTGCTACAGCGACTAGAGAAATAGATGGTGGAAAAGAAACAGTAAAGACTTCGCTTCCTCTAGTAATAGGAGGTCAAAAAGGTCTTGTAGAAGAAAGCGACTTACGTATTCCTAACATGAGAGGGATCATGATGGCTCGTAAAAAACCATTAAACGTGGTAGAACCTTCTGGAGCTGGGACTGAAACTAATACAGTTTCTTTTGAAAAACCTGCACCTAAAGGAGCTGTTAAGCTTGTAGAAACAGTAGATGAGCTAATCGACCTGTTACATAACGAAGCAAAAGCTATCTAA